A section of the Sedimentisphaera cyanobacteriorum genome encodes:
- a CDS encoding aspartate aminotransferase family protein — translation MDTQEVLELFDKYVIANYGRVRKVIVKGEGNWLYDSEGNKILDMFPGWAVSGIGHCHPKVTSAIKSQAEQLLHIDNTFYTEQQGRLAELISKKSFGGKCFFCNSGAEANEAALKLARLATSKDKYKVITTLNSFHGRTFAAVSATGQPKHHKGFLPLLPGFKYVPFNDIQALEETFDDETAAILVEPIQGEGGINPATEEYMLKIRELCTAHGAVMILDEVQTGMGRTGQWFGYQHYGIEPDVITLAKALGGGVAIGAIAARSEVAASLVPGTHASTFGGNSLACAASIAVFEAIEEEGLLENAKKMGEYAAEKLEDMAERYSVIQAVRGKGLMIGIQFSAQCSELVNICLEKGLRINCTQGNVIRFMPSMTASKENIHEALKIFEQGLGEFIKDSEDAD, via the coding sequence ATGGATACTCAGGAAGTTTTAGAATTATTCGATAAATACGTGATAGCAAATTACGGCCGCGTTCGCAAGGTTATTGTGAAGGGCGAGGGCAACTGGCTCTACGATTCTGAAGGCAATAAAATCCTCGATATGTTCCCCGGCTGGGCAGTCAGCGGGATAGGACACTGCCACCCGAAGGTTACCAGCGCAATCAAATCGCAGGCCGAGCAGCTGCTGCATATAGACAACACCTTCTACACAGAACAGCAGGGGCGTCTTGCCGAGCTTATAAGCAAAAAGAGCTTTGGCGGGAAGTGCTTCTTCTGCAACAGCGGAGCGGAGGCAAACGAGGCTGCCCTCAAGCTTGCCCGCCTTGCAACGAGCAAGGATAAATACAAGGTTATCACAACTCTAAACAGCTTCCACGGCAGGACCTTCGCAGCGGTTTCAGCGACAGGCCAGCCAAAACACCACAAGGGCTTTCTCCCGCTTCTCCCGGGCTTCAAGTATGTGCCGTTTAATGATATACAAGCGCTCGAAGAAACATTCGACGATGAAACAGCGGCAATTCTCGTCGAGCCGATACAGGGTGAAGGCGGCATCAACCCCGCCACAGAAGAATATATGCTCAAAATCCGTGAGCTCTGCACCGCTCATGGAGCAGTTATGATTCTCGATGAGGTTCAAACGGGTATGGGTCGCACAGGCCAATGGTTCGGCTATCAGCATTACGGCATTGAGCCTGATGTGATAACGCTGGCCAAAGCCCTCGGCGGAGGCGTTGCTATAGGCGCAATTGCAGCACGCAGCGAGGTCGCTGCATCTCTTGTACCCGGGACTCACGCCTCAACATTCGGCGGAAATTCCCTCGCTTGCGCAGCATCGATTGCCGTTTTCGAGGCGATTGAGGAGGAAGGACTGCTGGAAAACGCAAAAAAAATGGGCGAATATGCAGCAGAAAAGCTCGAAGATATGGCCGAAAGATACTCAGTAATTCAGGCAGTACGCGGCAAAGGGCTTATGATCGGCATTCAGTTTTCAGCCCAGTGCAGTGAGCTTGTGAATATTTGCCTTGAGAAGGGGCTAAGGATAAACTGCACTCAGGGAAATGTGATTCGGTTTATGCCCTCAATGACTGCCTCAAAAGAAAATATTCATGAAGCGCTGAAAATTTTCGAACAGGGGCTTGGTGAGTTCATTAAAGATTCTGAGGATGCTGATTAG
- the argB gene encoding acetylglutamate kinase produces MQNAINKAKALIEAMEYIRQFKGRIVVIKLGGSILDDEVLQRELLRDVVFMHTVGIMPLLVHGGGKHILRAMETSGIEPEWVHGRRYTDRITLKIVEHTLINEVNKPLCDILAEMGCDSMGLHSMSSCAVTGKPLELKEDGRKLDLGYVGEVEGVNSRLLEKLCRAGTIPVLAPLGIDIAGQKLNINADSVAGVVAAAVGAEKFVLLSDTHGIRQDINDPESRISSISEDEIKSLIDKGVIAGGMLPKIDSCLKAIDGGVGKAHIIDGRLQHSLLLEIYTEEGIGTQIIK; encoded by the coding sequence ATGCAAAATGCTATAAACAAAGCCAAAGCCTTAATTGAAGCAATGGAATACATTCGCCAGTTCAAAGGCAGGATTGTCGTTATAAAGCTTGGCGGAAGCATCCTGGACGATGAAGTCCTTCAGCGTGAACTTCTCAGAGATGTTGTATTTATGCATACCGTGGGGATAATGCCTCTTCTCGTGCACGGAGGCGGAAAACACATCTTGCGGGCAATGGAAACCTCAGGAATTGAGCCAGAATGGGTTCACGGCAGGCGTTATACAGACCGTATCACTTTGAAAATTGTAGAGCATACGCTCATAAATGAGGTGAACAAACCTCTTTGCGATATACTCGCCGAGATGGGCTGTGATTCAATGGGGCTGCATTCAATGAGCAGCTGCGCTGTTACAGGAAAGCCTCTGGAGCTCAAGGAAGACGGACGCAAGCTGGACCTCGGCTACGTAGGCGAGGTGGAAGGAGTGAACAGCAGGCTCCTCGAAAAGCTCTGCCGCGCAGGTACGATACCCGTGCTCGCTCCGCTGGGTATTGATATAGCAGGCCAGAAGCTAAATATAAACGCAGACAGCGTTGCAGGGGTGGTAGCAGCAGCGGTAGGAGCGGAAAAATTCGTACTGCTCAGCGACACCCACGGAATTCGTCAAGATATCAATGATCCTGAATCGAGGATTTCTTCGATAAGCGAAGATGAAATTAAGAGTCTTATCGATAAGGGAGTAATAGCTGGCGGTATGCTGCCGAAGATAGATTCGTGCCTTAAGGCCATAGACGGCGGAGTGGGCAAGGCCCATATAATTGACGGCCGCCTTCAGCATTCACTGCTTCTGGAGATTTACACGGAAGAAGGAATCGGCACACAGATTATCAAGTAA
- a CDS encoding peptide-binding protein, with the protein MTGKSSVFKFFVVLILLILVFLQGLEMKQSDRLFERVNQLEKKVSGKNSRVYRPASDTDSAQASAKDGGWLIWRLSSEPPTLNPITSKDAYADTIVGSKNCFVFETLVRRNRDSLEYQPLLAESWDISEDGLKIEFRLKEDIWFSDGEPVTAEDVKFTYETIMDVEIDAANIRNYFVDFKSCEIVNERTVVFHMKRPYFLAFGMIGETPIVPKHIYEYEDAQDFNSNISDPVGSGPFVFGQWDVGDKIVLEKNENYWGEGVNFEKLIYKFISNDMAALTALKSGQIDVMAPLPEQYTSYKDDEQFKKKFNIYKYLIPDNSYTYVSWNFECELFQDSKVRNALTHLIDREKIKDHIWEGLVGIVSGPFSPGSPQCNPNVEPLEFNPDKARELLSEAGWKDTNGNGIRDKNGREFKFKLMIVSGSPITEQTAKVLKDQFSQAGIIMEVDPFEWSVFLDRLHNKDFEATTLAWQGDVETDPYQIWHSSQIAKGGSNYIGYKNETVDEILEEARRTLDDEKRNRLYHRFHKIINEDQPYTFMFVRPSIAFMNNRIKGVKIHKLGVNIKEWYIPSELQKY; encoded by the coding sequence ATGACGGGAAAGTCCAGCGTCTTTAAGTTCTTTGTAGTATTGATTCTGCTTATTCTTGTATTCCTCCAGGGGCTTGAGATGAAACAGTCCGACAGGCTCTTTGAGAGGGTTAATCAGCTTGAAAAGAAGGTCTCGGGAAAAAACAGCAGGGTATATCGCCCGGCTTCTGATACCGATTCGGCTCAGGCTTCTGCAAAAGACGGCGGCTGGCTTATATGGAGATTAAGTTCTGAACCTCCCACTCTAAACCCCATTACCTCAAAAGACGCCTATGCAGATACTATTGTTGGCTCGAAAAACTGCTTTGTATTTGAAACCCTTGTCAGGCGTAACCGCGACAGCCTTGAATATCAGCCCCTTCTCGCAGAGAGCTGGGATATATCGGAAGACGGGCTGAAGATAGAATTCCGTCTGAAGGAGGATATCTGGTTCTCAGACGGCGAGCCGGTTACAGCCGAGGATGTGAAATTTACTTACGAAACAATAATGGACGTTGAAATCGACGCTGCAAATATAAGGAATTACTTCGTTGATTTCAAAAGCTGCGAGATTGTTAATGAGAGAACAGTTGTTTTCCATATGAAACGTCCTTACTTCCTCGCATTCGGTATGATAGGTGAAACGCCGATTGTGCCAAAGCATATCTACGAGTATGAAGATGCTCAGGATTTCAACTCGAATATTTCAGACCCTGTCGGCAGCGGCCCGTTTGTTTTCGGTCAGTGGGATGTCGGGGATAAGATTGTACTCGAGAAAAATGAAAACTACTGGGGAGAAGGCGTTAATTTCGAAAAGCTTATATATAAATTTATAAGCAATGATATGGCTGCCCTAACTGCATTGAAATCCGGTCAGATTGATGTTATGGCTCCTCTTCCAGAGCAGTACACAAGCTATAAGGATGACGAGCAGTTCAAGAAAAAATTCAACATATATAAATATCTCATTCCAGACAACAGCTACACATACGTTTCATGGAACTTTGAATGCGAGCTTTTCCAAGACAGCAAAGTAAGAAATGCATTAACACATCTGATAGACAGAGAGAAGATTAAAGACCATATCTGGGAAGGTCTTGTAGGCATTGTAAGCGGGCCTTTCAGCCCGGGAAGTCCACAGTGCAACCCGAATGTTGAGCCTCTCGAATTCAATCCCGACAAGGCACGAGAACTGCTCAGTGAGGCAGGCTGGAAAGATACAAACGGCAACGGTATCAGAGATAAAAACGGACGAGAATTTAAGTTTAAGCTTATGATTGTCAGCGGCTCGCCGATTACTGAACAGACTGCAAAAGTGCTTAAAGACCAGTTTTCTCAGGCGGGTATCATTATGGAGGTTGATCCATTCGAATGGTCGGTTTTCCTCGACAGGCTGCATAACAAGGATTTCGAGGCAACAACCCTCGCCTGGCAGGGCGATGTGGAAACAGACCCTTACCAGATCTGGCATTCAAGCCAGATCGCAAAGGGCGGTTCGAATTACATCGGCTATAAAAACGAGACTGTCGATGAAATCCTTGAAGAGGCCAGAAGAACACTCGATGATGAAAAACGAAACCGCCTGTATCACCGCTTCCACAAAATCATCAACGAAGACCAACCATACACATTTATGTTCGTAAGGCCTTCAATTGCGTTTATGAACAATCGAATTAAAGGCGTGAAGATTCATAAGCTCGGGGTGAACATCAAAGAGTGGTATATACCCAGCGAGCTCCAGAAATACTGA